One Tetrapisispora phaffii CBS 4417 chromosome 2, complete genome genomic region harbors:
- the SPO24 gene encoding Spo24p (similar to Saccharomyces cerevisiae YPR036W-A; ancestral locus Anc_7.453), with translation MSSFLQLTSDIQQPFIIPNLSPVSQPNSRKNSLNEPINKELLNKDNKQESVNDDAAADAITRPRTNSICLL, from the coding sequence atGTCATCTTTCTTACAATTAACCTCCGATATCCAACAACCATTCATTATCCCAAATCTATCCCCGGTTTCTCAACCAAACTCAAGAAAGAACTCATTAAACGAACCAATCAATAAAGAGTTACTCAACAAAGACAACAAACAAGAATCTGTAAATGACGACGCTGCTGCCGACGCTATCACAAGACCAAGaacaaattcaatttgTTTGTTGTAA
- the TIF5 gene encoding translation initiation factor eIF5 (similar to Saccharomyces cerevisiae TIF5 (YPR041W); ancestral locus Anc_7.459) — protein MSINICRDNLDPFYRYKMPPIQAKVEGRGNGIKTAVLNVADVARALNRPAPYIIKYFGFELGAQTSISVDKDRYLVNGVHEPAKLQDILDGFINKFVLCGSCKNPETEIIVTKDDDLVRDCKACGKRTPMDLRNKLSSFILKNPPDSMNAGKGKKKAATASANVRGGGVSISDIAQGKSKASDDGSDNSGAAAGEEDELARQINAAASNLEDIEVKDEDWAVDMSEEAIRKRALELQVDSGTVDGELSKLDEFGQWILTEASEDKENIPSDVELFKKAAELDLLKEPKVAAVLAQCLFDEDIVNEISEHAAFFNKIFISPEYEYNFLGGIERFLGLEHKELIPVLPKILVQLYNNDIISEEEIMHFGKKSSKKFVPKDVSKKVRRAAKPFIEWLENAESDDEE, from the coding sequence ATGTCTATTAATATTTGTAGAGACAACCTCGATCCTTTTTACCGTTATAAAATGCCTCCTATCCAGGCTAAGGTTGAAGGTAGGGGTAACGGTATCAAGACTGCTGTATTGAATGTTGCTGATGTTGCTCGTGCTTTGAATAGACCAGCGccatatattattaaatattttggtttTGAATTAGGTGCTCAAACATCTATCTCTGTTGATAAAGATCGTTATTTGGTCAATGGTGTCCACGAACCTGCCAAGTTACAGGATATTTTAGATGGCTTCATTAACAAGTTCGTTTTATGTGGTAGTTGTAAGAATCCAGAAACCGAAATCATTGTCACcaaagatgatgatttagTTAGAGACTGTAAGGCTTGTGGTAAGAGAACTCCAATGGACTTGAGAAACAAATTGTCCTCTTTCATCTTGAAAAATCCTCCTGACTCAATGAACGCTGGTAAAGGTAAGAAGAAAGCCGCCACAGCTTCTGCTAATGTTCGTGGTGGTGGTGTTTCCATTAGTGATATTGCTCAAGGTAAATCAAAGGCTTCTGATGATGGCAGCGACAATTCAGGCGCTGCGGCTGGTGAAGAGGATGAGTTGGCTAGACAAATCAACGCTGCTGCCAGTAACTTGGAAGATATTGAAGTCAAAGATGAAGACTGGGCTGTAGACATGTCCGAAGAAGCTATTAGAAAGAGAGCTTTAGAGTTGCAGGTTGATTCCGGTACAGTTGATGGTGAATTAAGTAAATTAGACGAATTCGGTCAATGGATTTTAACCGAAGCTAGTGAAgacaaagaaaatatacCTTCTGATGTTGAATTATTCAAGAAAGCTGCTGAACTAGATCTATTAAAGGAACCAAAGGTTGCTGCCGTCTTAGCTCAATGTTTATTCGATGAAGATATCGTCAACGAAATCTCTGAACACGCTGctttttttaacaaaatcTTCATCAGCCCTGAATATGAATACAATTTCCTAGGTGGTATTGAAAGATTTCTAGGTTTGGAACATAAAGAATTAATTCCAGTATTACCAAAAATTTTAGttcaattatataataatgatattatttctgaagaagaaatcaTGCATTTCGGTAAAAAGAGTTCCAAGAAATTCGTACCTAAGGACGTCTCAAAGAAGGTGCGTAGAGCTGCTAAGCCTTTTATTGAATGGTTAGAAAATGCTGAAAGTGATGATGAGGAatag
- the ERV2 gene encoding flavin-linked sulfhydryl oxidase (similar to Saccharomyces cerevisiae ERV2 (YPR037C); ancestral locus Anc_7.456) produces MRFLNYRNGVFVRILAIAILVSIWVFFSKPELSYIKPTIDINNKDVKEEDIKLSAEEKKAELKRVDGSIMPSMPDLEAKQELGRASWKYFHTLLARFPDTPTDEERDKLSVFINLFAELYPCGECSYHLQKMIKKYPVQTSSRTSASLWGCHIHNVVNKHLKKPEYDCSTILEDYDCGCGDDEKNIKLNKVSINKEEKQLG; encoded by the coding sequence ATGAGGTTCTTAAATTACCGTAATGGTGTATTTGTGCGTATATTAGCGATTGCTATATTAGTTAGTATCTGGGTATTTTTTTCCAAACCTGAGTTATCATACATTAAACCGAccattgatattaataataaagatgttaaagaagaagatattaaattgagtgctgaagaaaaaaaggCTGAGCTTAAGAGAGTTGATGGCAGTATCATGCCTAGCATGCCCGATTTAGAGGCCAAACAAGAATTAGGTCGAGCATCTTGGAAATATTTCCATACATTGTTGGCTAGATTTCCAGACACACCAACAGACGAAGAAAGAGATAAACTGAGtgtatttataaatttatttgcaGAATTGTATCCCTGTGGCGAATGTTCGTATCATTTGCAAAAAatgattaaaaaatacCCCGTGCAAACATCCAGCAGAACATCAGCATCCTTATGGGGATGTCATATACATAATGTAGTGaataaacatttaaaaaaacCTGAATACGATTGCTCTACTATCCTTGAAGATTATGACTGTGGATGCGGTGATGACGAGAAGAATataaagttaaataaagtttcaattaataaagaagagaaaCAATTAGGATGA
- the TPHA0B01380 gene encoding uncharacterized protein (similar to Saccharomyces cerevisiae JSN1 (YJR091C) and PUF2 (YPR042C); ancestral locus Anc_7.462) yields the protein MENYSSSYLNNNHANKSGNENGNILNGNENVNTSFIPGVINPGVTIPIFEDSESINFNNEQTYTNTQGHRANSNNDFNSNSYQTINSLSDHSNSEQEHDINQMENGEQSQKLGIYRTRTEKLSNTLSNLLPSISARLHSSSKKKNKNKNQNDEFVDLRDLQVNLPFPKNNINSDFISNKSEYNKNMKNKQFREKLFSFTKNSNEQIGDATKITTINGITINNDGAPYIISSAAQDYDYDSLINLPDATSFFMDQQSSATNNKLSTSGMENLHQPRVSLDSFNLLPPNISRSRHNTISSKISNISSNVQPQQHNQTSTLWLGNNNSNATGTINNGDDIHLDNNNINLGRNRAPSNASSVYIDAAAFEQKYKKKEPSIHSFDTGNGIIQNIDNVDTFSDNISAINRVMNQAVPLVADDIDPISINWVTMDTSVPLINQISNLLPTDTISISNVFSLQKQQIQFTNAVNLTSTSLVTLCSKFGEVKSARTLSGFNMALVEFSNVASAVRALEHLQGKEVSMIGAPSTVCFAKILPMNHQQQQQQQFVIPSNVNGNDHANRPLLHDQLYNGSLTFQQQGNLSVPLFNPNNGFNQSSNNTLGVNSINNTNGSSEHNHHENNVVSSNENEVCPFALPLPSFKEETQNLNKMIDSLGVPYDKSKVDHIMSKTITTKVATDTSNFGMLPSHMNSKDFDASKLRELRKIMEANEMSNLEIEQLAMVMLDELPELSSDYLGNTIVQKLFEHSSDIIKDIMLRKTYKYLSSMGVHKNGTWACQKMIKLSDTPRQKYLVSQGVKEYCTSLFNDQFGNYVIQCVLKFGFLWNNFVFEAILANFWILVQNRYGARAVRACVEADKYVKQEQILILSAYIVLYSHYLTTNSNATLLVTWFLDSSSIPQRYSILAAKLSENIVKLATHKLASLTLLKILTYRGDDNSRNIIMTAIFGDKHNEEPTDELFRILSDTDTGMTFIHKVLSMTTLDTELRSHAVKMTRKIILDNSTMQQNRRLLEEVSLTAMNSKSIPGQIRSYSTISHNNSDINHLRQQSISSGISTGSRQTSNHISSHVPQLNVSQSIQTNSPPNVGYFNYPGNFIGSFSNMFGGNGNAVNFNNGDDLISQLDMLALDNGEVVLPKLSLSNYNSDGTISTQSNAIDNKNYMNE from the coding sequence ATGGAAAATTATTCTAGTTCATActtgaataataatcatGCTAATAAGTCTGGTAATGAAAACGGAAACATTCTCAATGGCAATGAAAATGTGAATACATCTTTTATTCCAGGTGTGATTAACCCAGGTGTTACCATCCCTATATTTGAAGATTCAGAAAGCATTAATTTCAACAATGAACAAACTTATACGAACACTCAAGGACATAGAGCTAATAGTAACAATGACTTCAACAGTAATTCATATCAAACAATCAACTCTTTGAGTGATCATAGTAATAGTGAACAAGAACATGATATAAATCAAATGGAGAATGGAGAGCAATCGCAAAAATTAGGTATTTATAGAACAAGAACAGAAAAGTTATCAAACACTTTAAGTAATTTATTGCCTTCTATTAGTGCAAGACTGCATAGTTCTTCgaagaaaaagaacaagaataaaaatcaaaatgatgaatttgTTGACTTAAGAGATTTGCAAGTCAATTTACCATttccaaaaaataatattaatagtgATTTCATTAGTAACAAGagtgaatataataaaaatatgaagaataaacaatttagggaaaaattgtttagttttacaaaaaatagTAACGAACAAATAGGTGACGcaacaaaaattacaaCAATAAATGGTATTactataaataatgatggAGCGCCATATATAATCTCATCGGCTGCGCAAGATTATGATTATGATAGTTTGATAAACTTACCAGATGCAACTAGTTTTTTTATGGATCAGCAATCAAGCGCAACTAACAATAAGCTTTCGACCTCCGGGATGGAAAATTTACATCAACCAAGGGTATCTCTGGATTCTTTTAACCTATTGCcaccaaatatttcaagatCAAGACATAAtacaatttcttcaaaaataagTAACATATCCTCAAACGTACAACCTCAACAGCATAATCAAACTAGTACTTTATGGTTGGGAAATAACAATAGTAATGCAACTGGAACTATTAACAATGGGGATGATATTCATTtggataataataatattaatttagGACGTAATAGAGCTCCTTCAAATGCATCGAGTGTTTATATAGATGCAGCTGCTTTTGAACAAAAGTATAAGAAAAAGGAGCCTTCCATCCATTCTTTTGATACAGGAAATGGTatcattcaaaatattgacAACGTCGATACATTCTCTGATAATATCAGTGCGATAAATAGAGTGATGAACCAGGCTGTTCCTTTAGTTGCCGATGATATAGATccaatttcaataaattggGTTACTATGGACACATCAGTACCTCTGATTAATCAAATTTCTAACTTATTACCAACTGatacaatttcaatttccAATGTTTTTTCATTACAGAAGcaacaaattcaatttaCAAATGCTGTCAATTTGACTAGTACATCTTTAGTTACTCTCTGTTCTAAATTTGGTGAAGTTAAATCAGCTAGAACATTAAGTGGTTTCAACATGGCTTTAGTCGAATTCTCCAATGTTGCTTCTGCAGTTCGAGCTTTAGAACATTTACAAGGTAAAGAAGTTTCAATGATCGGTGCTCCAAGCACTGTCTGTTTTGCAAAGATTTTACCTATGAATCaccaacaacaacaacaacaacaatttgTTATACCATCTAATGTGAATGGAAATGACCATGCAAATAGACCATTACTGCATGATCAATTATATAACGGTTCATTAACCTTTCAACAACAAGGAAATTTGTCTGTTCCGTTATTTAATCCTAACAATGGGTTTAATCAAAGCAGCAATAACACATTAGGGGTAAACTCGATCAATAATACCAATGGTTCATCTGAACATAATCATCATGAAAATAATGTGGTTTCctcaaatgaaaatgaagttTGTCCGTTTGCACTACCACTTCCATCattcaaagaagaaactCAGAATTTGAATAAGATGATTGATTCACTTGGTGTTCCTTATGATAAATCAAAGGTGGATCATATTATGTCAAAAACGATAACTACAAAGGTAGCTACAGATACCTCAAATTTTGGTATGTTACCATCACATATGAATTCAAAAGACTTTGATGCATCAAAACTAAGagaattaagaaaaattatgGAGGCTAATGAAATGTCGAATCTTGAAATTGAACAACTTGCTATGGTTATGTTAGATGAATTGCCTGAATTAAGTTCTGATTATTTAGGAAATACTATCGTCCAAAAGTTGTTCGAGCATTCTTCTGATATCATTAAAGACATCATGTTAAGGAAAACATATAAGTATTTGTCATCTATGGGTGTTCATAAAAATGGTACCTGGGCATGTCAAAAAATGATCAAACTTTCTGATACACCAAGACAAAAGTATTTGGTGTCACAAGGGGTTAAAGAGTACTGTACctctttatttaatgatCAATTTGGTAATTATGTTATTCAATGCGTTCTTAAATTTGGATTCCTCTggaataattttgtttttgaagCCATTTTGGCAAATTTCTGGATATTAGTCCAAAATAGGTATGGTGCTAGAGCAGTAAGAGCATGTGTTGAAGCTGATAAATATGTAAAACAAGAACAGATTCTAATTTTAAGTGCTTATATTGTACTATATTCACATTATTTGACGACAAACAGCAATGCTACACTTTTGGTAACCTGGTTTTTGGATTCCAGTTCTATACCACAGAGATACAGTATATTAGCAGCAAAATTATCTGAAAATATAGTCAAGTTAGCAACACACAAATTGGCATCATTAACccttttaaaaatattgactTATAGAGGTGATGACAATTCTAGAAACATTATTATGACCGCAATTTTTGGTGATAAGCATAATGAGGAGCCAAcagatgaattatttagaATACTATCTGACACAGATACTGGTATGACTTTTATTCACAAGGTTTTATCCATGACAACATTAGATACTGAGCTACGTTCACACGCTGTGAAGATgacaagaaaaataatacttGATAATTCCACGATGCAGCAAAATCGTCGCTTATTAGAGGAAGTAAGTTTGACAGCCATGAATTCAAAAAGTATTCCAGGGCAGATTAGGAGTTACTCAACTATATCACATAATAACAGCGATATAAATCACTTAAGGCAGCAATCGATATCAAGTGGTATTAGTACTGGCTCAAGGCAAACGAGTAATCATATATCCTCACATGTGCCTCAACTCAATGTTTCTCAATCAATCCAAACTAATAGTCCTCCAAACGTGGGATACTTCAACTATCCAGGGAATTTTATTGGCAGTTTTTCGAATATGTTTGGAGGTAATGGAAATGCtgttaattttaataatggaGATGATCTAATATCTCAGCTAGATATGTTAGCATTGGATAATGGAGAAGTTGTTTTACCAAAATTAAGTTTATCTAATTATAATTCTGATGGTACAATATCAACTCAGTCGAAtgcaattgataataaaaattatatgaatgagtaa
- the EMC2 gene encoding Emc2p (similar to Saccharomyces cerevisiae YJR088C; ancestral locus Anc_7.458): protein MDVARARLLSIHSSKYYTQMEPAELFDLYKELRLYLDVQNDSSLDEMHFLSLMEMLFYVAVYLNKDIEAEVIYKTITDEFGENSPVIYVLKSILLQIKENDQKAIEYINDLIEERLKHDTDPLSYLLVSKRKLSMLLKNNSTEVVLDNCLKLIEEFPNDPELWWFVGETYLSAGKFDESIFAFEEVVLIQPFNYMAFYKISEVIFFKYKSLTMNSNKKGNAKDKNEILNKSLQNALRSIELNEFFLRGWSIVALVSHQLGTKVEILNLAHKKLNEIAELKNSSEKDKTTAKVIIEKTK, encoded by the coding sequence atggACGTTGCTAGGGCTAGACTACTTTCTATTCATTCTTCGAAGTACTATACTCAGATGGAGCCTGCAGAACTATTTGATTTGTATAAGGAGCTAAGGTTGTATTTAGATGTCCAGAATGATTCATCTCTTGATGAGATGCATTTTCTTTCGCTGATGGAAATGTTGTTCTATGTTGCtgtttatttgaataaagatattgaagCAGAAGTCATTTATAAGACAATCACTGATGAGTTTGGTGAAAACTCTCCTGTTATTTATGTACTGAAATCTATCTTGTTgcaaataaaagaaaatgacCAAAAAGCTATTGAATACATTAATGATTTGATTGAAGAAAGATTAAAGCATGATACAGATCCATTAAGTTATTTATTGGTAAGCAAAAGAAAGTTATCAAtgttattgaaaaacaatTCCACTGAGGTTGTATTAGATAAttgtttgaaattgattgaaGAATTTCCAAACGATCCAGAATTATGGTGGTTTGTCGGTGAAACTTATTTGAGTGCTGGTAAATTCGATGAATCTATTTTTGCATTTGAAGAGGTAGTATTGATTCAGCCTTTCAATTATATGGcattttataaaatctCCGAagtcattttttttaaatacaaaagcttaacaatgaattcaaataaaaaggGAAATGCTAAggataaaaatgaaatactAAATAAATCTTTACAGAACGCATTACGAAGTATAGAgttaaatgaatttttccTAAGAGGTTGGTCTATCGTTGCTTTAGTCTCTCATCAGTTAGGTACTAAAgttgaaatattgaacTTAGCtcataaaaaattaaatgaaattgcAGAATTGAAGAATAGTAGTGAAAAGGATAAAACTACTGCAAAAGTGATTATAGAGAAGACTAAATAA
- the TIP41 gene encoding Tip41p (similar to Saccharomyces cerevisiae TIP41 (YPR040W); ancestral locus Anc_7.457) — MANNEENRDIRSRQGINTIIVNSARNMHMKTVNARIPQKSTPQPLSQQQNPQWNNFMVNRGTQNTSTIHQRFKSPLAPRTQSTRHVCNNPNNPPCAHCGTTIIPSPKAFMPLEDNPEIIINNWKISTKKKPILNSVELEDWENNKLKGLALPEMIFGNNAITIQNIEKDWTLQFNTLDALKMVKLEDSGIRVSYSNKWLDAKKNNATKNSNQKSDIDESSLKIVHNYDWTYTTEYKGTIKQNSKDSVEYNFQRDDEVQLPIDKLSRSDKILFFDDMILFEDELADNGISVLNCKIRVMDERLLLLSRFFLRVDDVLIRVIDTRIYVEFDENIIIREFKKYEDQYSSVLSRHRLSHSYDPKAALRDSNWVVANSPLVTRECEILKF, encoded by the coding sequence ATGGCAAACAATGAGGAGAATAGAGATATAAGGTCACGACAAGGAATAAATACCATTATAGTCAATAGTGCAAGGAACATGCACATGAAAACCGTAAATGCACGTATCCCACAGAAATCTACTCCACAACCACTGTCGCAACAACAAAATCCACAATGGAACAATTTCATGGTTAATAGAGGTACTCAAAATACAAGCACAATACATCAGAGGTTCAAGAGTCCACTTGCTCCCCGTACGCAATCAACTAGACATGTTTGTAATAATCCAAATAATCCTCCTTGCGCACATTGCGGTACAACAATCATTCCATCTCCAAAGGCTTTCATGCCATTAGAGGATAACCCAGagattattatcaataattggaaaatatCGACAAAGAAGAAACCGATTTTGAATTCAGTGGAACTAGAGGATTGggaaaataataaactgAAAGGATTAGCTTTACCAGAAATGATATTTGGTAATAATGCAATTACAATACAGAATATAGAGAAAGATTGGACCCTGCAGTTTAATACATTGGATGCTTTGAAAATGGTGAAATTAGAAGATTCAGGAATTAGAGTTTCgtattcaaataaatgGTTGGATGCAAAGAAAAACAATGCTactaaaaattcaaatcagAAATCAGACATCGACGAATCATCCTTAAAGATAGTACACAATTATGACTGGACTTATACAACAGAATATAAAGGTACAATAAAACAGAATAGTAAAGACTCCGTTGAATACAATTTCCAGAGGGATGATGAGGTTCAATTACCAATTGACAAATTGTCAAGATCtgataaaatattgttttttgacgatatgattttatttgaagatgaattgGCAGATAACGGTATTTCCGTTctaaattgtaaaatacGTGTAATGGATGAACGACTACTGTTATTATCCAGGTTTTTCTTGAGAGTGGATGATGTATTGATCAGAGTCATCGACACAAGAATATACGttgaatttgatgaaaatataataataagagaatttaaaaaatatgaagatCAATATAGTTCTGTTCTATCAAGACACAGATTATCCCATTCATATGACCCAAAAGCTGCCTTAAGAGATAGCAATTGGGTTGTAGCAAATTCTCCTCTGGTAACTAGAGAATGTgagatattaaaattttaa
- the BIR1 gene encoding survivin (similar to Saccharomyces cerevisiae BIR1 (YJR089W); ancestral locus Anc_7.460) — translation MLMSDDNRNLMHNLETRIKSFESSVTINKKKVRWRFTVIPGKSLARLGFYYSPCKNKDTNKLDNSAITCVYCKKILFNIASCKSKKRNTLETIINILQAHLTTNEDTNCLSAHLRLLLMKRYQLSKNKLISNVDWKNDKFFNDPLSIETLEFRKFTYNNDWKYNDKDVQNLSITKLAEAGLMLYDRFLTNFEEDTTVEDIDDVNGDFCYCIYCNNIIGSWQEDDDPLEEHFKSSKGPSCYFFKCLESSNQHKSIVEELRKKHKVTNNDERYSDDEKLLESVAPAKKKIKLTKRTTKMLSNSSEEEEALAITKEPDTSLIINVKEHIKRGKIQQKELKNKILDDSVDDLSFSNVGNESFSLPAPISPSKILQNESSPSHPLKGKTSMTFNALLKSPLVSPSKSSSSFNESLHISKRIRKHASTVIQVPNLEDINLSYSLSSDEYTSSSDLSTVSTPINSPSKSKIKDNSLEGASDRFSIEPVDLKNDHNTNILTKEVEKVISVSSFQIKNSKNYHNNVKEYSSLSEDSDVNISLVDTGKLILETKVKSKESNSTSKEESSNAHGDKNNGQAQYSDRDRNTDQKLNVNNSLRLKEDTIENENRSNNSIDKDTGPDLNKVKDIILMDDDLHDISNIELDLNHSTPKVTKKDILISDIKQPRILEHDTKYSQSPSEKSNKPFNTQSQTKLPSPIKYIHEQSTPLLTKTSDKNMDKHHISSLSVSNSPDINFTKSLILEEGSRLDNISDNDHPATIKNITNEEDVQKSVEVPIISKNFSKGTIETYSKITNHDKDFEIVKEYFQSLLKYVNVNDAHLANDINGDLRFFYNQIPKEELELTFDSWIDLKLATIREDFNKRTEQKLTIMKDEFRHIKQKIDSCDDDATLLEISKQFGIL, via the coding sequence ATGCTGATGTCAGATGATAATAGAAACTTGATGCATAATCTGGAGACTAGAATTAAAAGTTTCGAAAGTTCAGTTACGATCAATAAGAAGAAGGTAAGATGGAGATTCACTGTTATACCTGGGAAATCGTTAGCAAGACTTGGGTTTTATTATAGTCCTTgcaaaaataaagatacCAATAAGCTTGACAATTCAGCTATAACGTGTGTTTATtgtaaaaaaattttgtttaatattgCTTCTTGTAAGTCAAAAAAAAGGAATACATTAGAGACCATTATCAACATATTGCAGGCTCATTTAACTACAAATGAAGATACAAATTGTTTATCCGCTCATCTGcgattattattaatgaaaagatATCAATTATCAAAGAATAAACTAATCAGTAATGTGGATTGgaaaaatgataaattctttaatgaTCCATTGAGTATTGAAACACTTGAATTTAGGAAATTcacatataataatgattgGAAATATAATGACAAGGATGTACAGAATCTCAGTATAACTAAGCTGGCAGAAGCAGGTTTAATGCTTTATGATAGATTTTTAAccaattttgaagaagacACTACTGTCGAAGATATTGACGATGTCAATGGAGATTTTTGCTACTGTATCTACTgcaataatataataggATCATGGCAGGAAGATGATGATCCATTAGAAGAACattttaaatcatcaaaaGGGCCGtcttgttatttttttaaatgctTAGAGAGTAGCAATCAACATAAATCAATTGTAGAAGAATTGagaaaaaaacataaagttacaaataatgatgaaagaTATTCCGATGACGAAAAGCTTCTGGAAAGCGTTGCTCCGGCtaaaaagaagataaaacTCACGAAAAGGACCACTAAAATGTTATCTAACTCttcagaagaagaagaagctTTAGCAATAACGAAAGAGCCTGATACGTCATTGATCATAAATGTTAAGGAACATATCAAGAGAGGAAAAATACaacaaaaagaattaaaaaacaagATTTTAGATGATAGTGTAGATGACTTGAGTTTTAGTAATGTTGGTAATGAATCGTTTTCATTACCTGCACCAATATCACCTTCTAAGATATTACAGAACGAGTCATCTCCTTCTCATCCACTTAAAGGCAAAACTAGCATGACGTTTAACGCTCTTTTGAAGTCACCTTTGGTATCACCTTCTAAAAGTTCGTCGTCATTTAACGAATCTCTTCATATATCGAAACGTATCAGAAAACATGCATCGACAGTTATTCAAGTACCTAATCTAGAGgatataaatttatcttATTCATTAAGCTCCGATGAATATACATCCTCTTCTGACTTATCGACTGTTTCCACTCCTATAAATAGTCCTTCAAAaagtaaaattaaagacAACAGCTTGGAAGGTGCATCAGATAGGTTTTCTATAGAGCCTGTTGATCTGAAGAACGACCACAATACTAATATTCTAACTAAAGAAGTAGAAAAAGTGATTTCTGTATcttcttttcaaattaaaaattctaaGAATTATCACAACAATGTTAAAGAATATTCCTCTTTATCAGAAGACTCTGATGTAAATATCTCCTTGGTTGACACAGGAAAACTTATTTTAGAAACAAAAGTAAAATCGAAAGAAAGTAATAGTACATCGAAAGAAGAGAGTAGTAATGCACATGGTGATAAAAACAATGGACAGGCCCAATATAGTGACCGTGATAGAAATACTGATCAAAAACTTAATGTAAATAACAGTTTACGTCTGAAAGAAGACactattgaaaatgaaaacagATCGAATAACTCAATAGATAAGGATACAGGCCCTGATCTAAACAAAGTTAAGGATATCATTCTTATGGACGATGATTTACATGATATAAGTAATATTGAACTTGATCTTAATCATTCTACCCCTAAGGTCacaaaaaaagatattttaataagtGACATTAAACAACCTCGAATTTTAGAACATGACACTAAATATTCTCAATCTCCTTCagaaaaatcaaacaaACCTTTCAACACACAATCTCAAACAAAATTACCTTCtccaataaaatatattcatgaGCAAAGCACTCCACTCCTTACGAAAACAtctgataaaaatatggaCAAACATCATATCTCAAGTTTAAGTGTTTCTAATTCTCCTGATATTAACTTTACTAAGTCCttaattttagaagaaGGCTCAAGATTAGATAATATATCTGATAATGACCACCCAGCtacaattaaaaacattacaaatgaagaagatgttCAGAAATCAGTCGAGGTACCAATTATATCtaaaaacttttcaaaagGTACAATCGAAACATATTCCAAAATCACTAACCATGATaaagattttgaaatagtGAAGGAATACTTCCAaagtttattaaaatatgttaatGTAAATGATGCACATTTGGCAAATGACATCAATGGAGATTTAAGGTTTTTCTATAATCAAATACCTAAAGAGGAACTTGAATTAACATTCGATTCTTGGATTGACTTGAAATTGGCAACAATAAGAGAAGACTTTAACAAACGTACTGAACAAAAGTTAACTATAATGAAGGATGAATTTAGAcatataaaacaaaaaattgacTCATGTGATGATGATGCTACATTACTAGAGATTAGTAAACAATTTGGCATCTTGtaa